AGCGCTGGGCCGACAAGCCCGAGGCCGGCCGCGACTTCTCCCAGTACATGAAGGTCAAGTCGCGCCTGACCGTCCCGGCGATCGTGGACGCCGTCCCGGTGCCCGAGGGCGCCAAGCGCCTGCTCGACCTCGGCGGTTCGCACGGCCTGCACTCCTCGGCCTTCTGCCACCGCTACCCCGAGCTGACCGCCACCATCCTCGACCTGCCCGAGGCGCTCGCCGGCACCGGCGCCGCCATCGAGGCCGAGGGCCTGACCGACCGGATCGAGCTGCGCCGCGGCAGCTTCCTCACCGACGACCTCGGCGAGGGCTACGACCTGGTCCTGCTGTTCGAGATCGTCCACAACCACCCGGACGCCACCAACCGCGACCTCGTCGCCCGCGCCGCCAAGGCGCTGCGCCCCGGCGGCAAGATCGTCATCCTGGAGGACGTGCGCGGCGACGAACTCGACGCCCACAACACGGCGTTCAGCCTCGCGATGTACGCCTGCTCGGGCGACCGCACCTACAGCCTGCCGGAGATCACCTCCTGGCTCGACGGCGCCGGCATGGCCTCCGTGGAGACCATCAAGCTGCCCTCGTCCGTCTCGCTGGTCATCGGCACCAAGTAGTCCGGGCGCCCGGATGACCAGGGGGGACGAACACGCCATGCAGATCGGCATAGCGGAACGAACGAGCACGCTCTGGCACGACGCCGTGGACCTGGCCAGCGAGGTCTACGCGACGCAGTACGGGGCCCGGGTCCGGCCGTCGCCAGAGTCCTTCATCGTCGCGCAGACCGACGAGGGCTCCGGACCGACGGTACTGGCCTGCGCCGGACTGACCTTCGGCGCCACCGAACCGCTCTTCTCGGAGCGGTACCTGGCCGGCAGCCTGGAGGAGGAGATCGAGCGGGCCCTCGGGGTGACCGTGGACCGCGGCGGCGTGGTGGAGGTCGGATCGCTCGCGACCCGCGAGCGCACGGTCGGACTCGAGGTCATCCGGGCCACCCCGATCATCGCGTGGTGCCTGGGGATGCAGTTCATCCTCGCCACCGCGACCAAGCCGCTGATCAAGCGGCTGGAGCAGACCGGGATCGGGTTCGTCCCACTCGGGCCCGCCGACCCGGCCCGGCTCGGCTCCGACGAGGAGGTCGAGCGCTGGGGCAGCTACTACGAGCAGGAGCCGGAGGTCGGCGTCATCCCGCTCAACGCGCTGGAGCGCCTGTTCACGGACGCCACCGGGCGCTACTCGATGGCCGGGGTGGCGTTCACCGTCAAGTCCGACCGGAAGGTGGCGACGTATGCGGGTCATTGAGGAGGTGCTGCGGCGCCTCGGGGAGACGGACCGGCCCCTGGTGGAGGTCCTCGACGAGGACACCGAGGCGGCCCGGGTGCTGTCCTACCGGGACGTCACCAGGGCGGCGCAGGCGCTCGTCGAGCAACTGGGCGACGGCGGCCGGCCGCGCAAGGTCGGCGTGCTGTGCGGCAACACCCCGGAGTTCGTCGTCTCCGACCTGGCCCTGCTGGCCGCCCGCATCGTCGAGGTGCCGGTCCCGCTGGCGTTCTCAGCCGAGCAGGCGGCCGGGCTGCTGGAGGACGTCGACGTCTGTCTCGTGGACGGCCTCGGCGAGCGGCGGCTGGCCGAGTGGGGGCGCGCCAACGTGCTGCCCGAGCGGTGCCGCACGGTGTCCGTGTCCTTCGACCGCCTCGCGGCACAGGACGCCGGGCCCCTGCACCTCGGCGAGACCGGGGACGACTGGGAGTGCAAGGTCATCCACACGTCCGGGACGACCTCCCGGCCCAAGGGGGTGCGGATCCGGGCCCACGCCGTCGACGCCCTGCTCGGCTCCCTGCTCTCGGTGATGCCCGAGCGCGCCTTCGCCCGCTACCTGTCGGTGGTGCCGTTCAGCCTGCTGATCGAGCAGGTCACCGGCCTGTACATGGTGCTGCTGCACGAGGGCACCCTGGTCCAACTCCCGGCCGCCATGCCGCTGGTGGGCACGGACGCCAAGGCGGTGGCCGCGGTCATGCCGTTCGTCCGCGCCGCCCGGCCGACGGCCCTGGTCGCCACGCCCGCGCTGGTCGACGAGTTCGCCGCGGCGGCCGAGGCGGCCCCCGAGGGGACGGCCGCCCGGGAGGTCTTCGGCACCGCGCAGGCCCCGCTGATCTGCTGCGGCGGCGCCCCCGTGCACCCGAACGTGCTCCAGCGACTGGAGGCGCTCGGCCTGCCCGTCCACGAGGGCTACGGGCTGTCGGAGAACAGCTCGGTCGTGGCCTGGAACACGCCGGGGGCCCGCCGCATCGGCAGCGTCGGCAAGCCGCTGCCGCACGTCCGGGTGCGCATCGCCGACGACGGCGAGCTGCTGGTCAACAGCACCTCCCTGTTCGCGGGTTACACCCGCAACGACCCCTCCAGCCTGGCGCTGGACGGCGACGGCTGGCTGCTCACCGGTGACCTCGCCCGGATCGACGAGGACGGGTTCATCCACATCACCGGCCGCAAGAAGAACGTCATCATCACCGGCACCGGCCGCAACGTCGCACCCGAGTGGGTGGAGGCCCAGTACGCCCAACTGCCCTTCGTCGACGCGGTCGCCGTCGTCGGGGACGGACTGGTCGCGCTCCGGGGCCTGTTCCTGGTACGGCCGGGCACCGACCCGGAGACGGCTCTTGAGGAGATCACCGCGTACGGGCGCGAGCACCTGTCCGACGTGGAACGCGTGGCGGACCCGGTCGTCCTGGTCTCCTCGGAGGAGGTCTACCGGCGGTTCTTCACCGTGACCGGCCGCCCGGTGCGCGCGACCGTACTCAAAGCCATCGCCGACGGAACCATCGACACCAACGGACCCGGCACCAACGGACTCGGCAACAACTGACGGGGAAACACCATGGCATCCTTCACCACCACCACTCGGTACGGCTCCGGCACCGGCCTGCTGGTCACGCCCGGCGACGCGGACACGCTGGCCGGGCTCGACCCGGCCCGGGTGATCGAGCTCCTGGCGGACGCGGGCTTCCTGCTCTTCCGCGGGTTCTCGCCGGACCTCCAGCAGTTCTCGCAGTTCGTCAAGGCGCACTCCAGCCGGATCACCCTGGACCCGGCGCGGTCCTTCCACGGCGGCGAGGTGGCCCAGAAGGTCGACGCCGGCACGGCGGCGGTGGGTCTGCACCTGGAGAACGGCAACAGCCCGTTCGGGCCCGACCTCACCTGGTTCTTCTGCGAGAAGGCCGCCTCCCAGGGCTCGCAGACCACCGTCTGCGACGGCTACCGCGTCTGGGACGAGGCGACCCCCGGTGCCCGCGAGCAGTTCGGCCAGGACATCGTGTACAGCCGCCGGGTCGAGGAGGACAAGTGGAAGGCGTTCGTCTTCCACCACCTGGGCGGCAGCAAGGAGCCCCGGGACATCACCTTCGACGACATGCGCGCGCTGGTGGCCGGCAAGGAGGACTCCACGACCATCACGCTGAACCCGGACGGCTCGATGGCGTACTCCTTCCGCACCCCCGCCGCCCGCACCACCCTGTTCGGCGAGCGGCTCTCCTGGGCGAACAGCATCTTCGGTCCCTCGTACAACTACGAGACCCCGCGGATCACCTTCGCCGAGGACGGGAACGAGCTGCCGGATACCCTCCTCGACGAGATGCGGGCGCTCACCGAGAAGGTGACCGAGGACCTCGAATGGCAGGACGGGGACGTCGCACTGATCGACAACACCCGGGTCATGCACGGCCGTCGCGCGATCCTCGACACCGACCGCACCATCTACAACGCCCAGAGCTACCTCGCCGAGGCCCTCCTGCCCGCCGGGCCCGCCCGGTGACCGCCGACGGCCTCGCGCCGAGCGCCGTGCTCCCCGACCCCCGCGTCCAGCAGGTGATCGACCGGCTGACCGACCAGGCCGGGGCGCGGGACGCCGACGTCATGAAGCGTGCGTACGCCGCCGTGGCCGACTGGTCCGAACCGCCCTCCCCGGAGCAGGCGGCGGAGCTGTGCGAGGAGGCCGCGCTGCCCGTCGACCCGCAGGTCGGCACCTACCTCTACCAGATGGTCCGGGCGCTGCGCCCGTCCCTGGTGGTGGAGTTCGGCACCTCCTTCGGCATCTCCACGCTGTACATCGCGACCGCGCTGCGCGACAACGGCACCGGCCGGGTGATCGGCTCGGAGTTCCAGCCCGGCAAGGCGCAGAAGGCCCTCGGCCACCTGACCGAGGCCGGGGTGGACCACGTCGCCGAAATCCGCGTCGGTGACGCGCGCACCGAGCTGAACGAGCTGCCGGGTCCGATCGACCTGCTGCTGCTGGACGGCTGGAAGGAGCTCTACCTGCCCGTCCTTCGGCAGCTGGAGCCCCACCTGCGGGCGGGCGCGCTCGTCGTCTCCGACAACCTGCCGATGCTGCCGACGGAGTTCCTGGCCCACGTCCGCGGGCCGGGGTACGTCTCGCAGGAGCTGGCCCTGGGCGAGGGCATCGAAGTGTCGGTGCGCCTGTCGTCCTGACGGGAGCCCGACGGTCGGATCCGACCGCACAGCCCCGGCCGGCAGGCGTCATACCCCCGAGACGCGTCTGCCGGCCGGTCCCGGCACCAACACAGCGCCAACCCGGCACCACTCGGCACCAAGCAGCACCAGCAACGTACCGCCTTGGGAAAGACAGCTCAGGAGGAACCAGCCGATGTCCCCGCTCCCCGACCGCCGTACGCTCCTTCGGGCCGGACTGGCGACGGCGGTGCCCGTCGCGGTGGCCGCCCACGCGGCCGCTCCGGCGGCGGCCGAACCGTTCAGCCTGCGGGAAGACGACGTGGTCCGCTGGATCACGGCCTACCTCGCGGCCTGGCGGAACAAGGACGCCGACGCCGCCGTCGCGCTCTTCACCCCGGACGCCGTCTACCAGGCCGTCCCCGGTGTCGCGCAGCAGACCTTCCAGGGCCGCCAGGCGATCGGCGACTACTGGCGCGGCGTCACCGCGCCGCAGTCGGACCTGTCCGCCCGGTACGGCCGGCCGATCGTCCAGGGCAACCGGGCGGTCGTCGAGCTGTGGGTGCAGCTCCAGGTGCCGGGCGACGGCGGGACCCGGCAGTGGATCACACTGATCGAGACGAACGTCCTGCGCTTCGAGGCGCCCGGGCTGGTCTCGTGCAACGTCGAGTACTGGAACCTCCAGTCCGGGCGGATCGACCCGCCCGCGGGCTGGGGGCACTGATGGACCGTCTGCTCCTGCGCGACGGCCACGTCCTCACCATGGATCCGCTCCTCGGGGACCTGCCGTGCGCCGACATCCTGGTCGAGGACGGGCGGATCGCGGCGGTGGGGCCATCCCTCGCCGCCGACGACGCGGAGGTCGTCGACGCGGCCGGGTGCATCGTGCTGCCCGGGTTCGTCGACACCCACCGGCACATGTGGCAGGCGGTGCTGCGCGGCCACGGCGCCGACCAGACGCTCGGCGAGTACTTCCGGGTCGTCCTCGGCACCCTGGGCCCCCTGATGGGCCCGCACGACCTGTACCTGGGCAACCTGCTCAGCGCGCTGAGCGCCCTGGACGCGGGCATCACCACCGTCCAGGACATCTCCAACGTCGGCAAGCCCACCCAGGACCACTCCGACGCCGTGATCGCGGGCCTCGTGGACTCCGGCATCCGGGCCCGGCACTCCTACGGACAGGGCACGGAGGCCGACCTGCGGCGCCTGCGCGCCGCCATCGGGGGCGGCGACTCGCTGGTCACCCTGGGCCTCAACGCCGAGCCCTCCGACGAACACGGCACCCGCCGCGCCTGGGCGCTCGCCGACGAGCTCGACCTGCCCATCGCCCTGCACGCCCGCGGCTACGGCACCGTCGACCGGCTGCACCGCCTCACCGGGCTGCACAAGGGCACCGTCTACATCCACGGGAACGGGCTCGGCGGCTACGACCTCGACCTCATCGCCCAGAGCGGCGGCGCGCTGTCCGTCGCGCCCGCCATCGAGATGACGATGGGCCACGGCCTGCCGCCGTTCCGCGAGGCCCGGGACGCGGGGGTGAGGACCTCGCTCAGCACGGACGTCGAGGTGGCCGCCGCGGCCGACATGTTCACCCAGATGCGGGCGGCCTTCCAGACCTCCCGCTACGCCGCCCTGCACCACGGCGGCTCCGAGCGGGATCTGCCGACCTGCCGGCAGATCCTGGAGTACGCGACGATCGGCGGGGCGAGGGCGCTGGGCCTGGAGGACCGGGTCGGGAGCCTGACCCCGGGCAAGTCGGCCGACCTGGTCGTGCTGCGCGCCGACCGGCCCGGCGTGGTGCCGGTCTACGACGCGGCCCGCACCGTCGTCTCCGCGATGGACCGCGGCGACGTCGACTCGGTGCTGGTGGCGGGCACGTTCCGCAAGCGGGCGGGCCGGCTCACCCACGCCTCCCTGGCGTCCGTCCTGGAGCAGGCCGGGGCGGTGCGCGACCGGCTCCGCCGGGAACACCGCCGCTGAGGGCCGGTCAGACCGTCCCGAGGGGGAGCTCCAGCTCGGCCCAGACCACCTTGCCGTTCCTGGTCAGCCGGCTGCCCCAGCGCTGGGCCAGCTCGCTGACCAGGAACATGCCGCGCCCGCCCTCGTCCTGCTCGGCGAACGGGCGCAGCTGCGGCGTCTGGCCGCCCGCGTCGGAGACCTCGACGGTGAGCACGCGGTCGCGGAACAGGCGCAGCCGCCGCGGGGCGTCGGCGTGCAGGAGGGCGTTCGTGACCAGCTCGCTGACCAGCAGTTCGGCGAAGTCGGTGAGCGCGGCCAGGCCCCAGCGCTGCAGCGTCTCGCGGGTGAAGCGGCGGGCCTTGCCGGGCAGGCGTCCGCCGCCGGTGAGCGGGAGGGTGGCGATCCGGTCGGCGGGCAGCGGCAGCACCCGGGCCATGATCATCGCGATGTCGTCGTCGGTGCCGTCGGTGACGAGGGCGCCGAGAACGGCGTCGCAGCTCTGCTCCAGGGTGCGGCCGGGCCCGGCGAGGGTACGGGCGAGCAGCCCGATGCCGTCGTCGATGTCCTGGCCGCGCCGCTCGACCAGGCCGTCGGTGTAGAGGGCGACCATGCCGCCCTCGGGGAGCGTGAACTCGATCGACTCGAAGGCCACCCCGCCGACGCCGAGCGGCACGCCCGGCGGCACCTCGACCTTGCGGGCGAGGCCGTCGGGGGCCACCCAGACCGGCGGGAGGTGGCCGGCCGAGGCGACCTGGACGGTGCGCTCCAGCGGGTCGTAGACGGCGCAGATGCAGGTGGCGAACTGGCCCTCGCCGATCCCCGAGGCGGTCTCGTCCAGCCGGGTCAGGACCTGCTCGGGCGGCATGTCCAGGGTGGCCAACGTGCGGGCGACGGTGCGCAGTTGGCCCATGGTGGCGGCGGCCCGGATGCCGTGGCCCATCACGTCGCCGACCACCAGGGCGACCCTGCCGCAGGACAGCGGCACGACGTCGAACCAGTCGCCGCCGACCTCGCTGACCACGCTGCTGGGCAGGTACCGGTAGGCGATCTCCAGGCCGAGCGTGCGGTGGATCTCCTGCGGCAGCAGGCTGCGCTGGAGGGTGAGCGCGGTCTCGCGCTCACGCCGGTAGAGCCGGGCGTTGTCGATGGCCAGGGCGGTGCGGGCGACGAGTTCCTCGGCGAGGGCGACGTCGGCGGCGCTGAACGGCTCTGGGTTGCGCATCCGGATGAACTCGGAGCCGCCGAGGACCATGCCCCGCGCGGTGAGCGGCACCATCAGGTACGAGTGGATGCCGGCCGCCATGCCGGGGGCGACCCGGTCCTCGCTGGCGACCAGTCCGCGCAGCACCTCGGTGTCCACGCGGGAGCGCAGCAGCGGGCGGCCGCTGCGCAGGCACTGGGTGTAGCTGCGGTCGGGGGCGTACTCGGAGGTCTCGCCGACGGTGTCGACGGCGTGCGCGAGGCCGGTCTCGTAGGACTCGCCGACGGCGACGGCCCGCAGCGTGATCGGGCGGTCGGCGGGGATGGCGGTGGGCTCGGCGCCGCGCAGCACCGGCTCCAGCAGGTCGACGGTGGCGAAGTCGGCGAACCGGGGGACGACGGCCTCGATCAGCTCCTCGGCGGTGCGCTGGAGGTCGAGGGTGGTGCCGATCCGGGCGGTGGCCTCGGCGATGGTGGCGAGACGTTCCTGCGCGCGGGCGGCGCGGGCCTCGGCCTGGAAGCGCTCGGTGACGTCGATGATCGAGGAGGCGACGCCGAAGACCCGGCCGGTGGAGTCCTCCAGCCGGAAGTAGGAGGCGGACCAGGCGCGGTCGCGCTTCGGATCCCCGGGGACCCGGCCGTGCGAGCGGGCGTCCACCACGGGCTTGCCGGTTCTGAGCACCTGTCTCATGGTCTGCTCGATCTCGGCGGTGTTGATGCCAGGCAGCACCGCGGATATCCGGCGGCCGAGGTGGGCGGCGACCGGGACGCCGTTCATCCGGGCGAGTGCCTCGTTGATCCGGACGTAGCGCAGCCGGGTGTCGTAGACGGCCATGCCGATGGGCGAGCGGCCGAAGATGCCGTCGAGGACGGCGAGGTCGGCCTCGATCTCGTGGATGGCGCGGATGTCGGAGGCGGTGGCGAGCAGCAGGAGGGTGCCGGCCGGGCCGGCGATCGGGTAGGTGCGGAACTCCAGCTCGACCCGGTGGCCGTCGCGGTGACGGACCGGGAAGACGCCGGACCAGCCGGTGCCGCCCATGATCCGCCGGAACAGGTCCAGGACCTCGGCGCGGTCGGTGTCGTCGGTGAGCAGCCGGGCGGCGTGGCTGCCGACGGCCTCCTCGGCGGTGTAGCCGAGCAGAGCCTCGGCGTCCTCGCTCCAGTGCAGGATCAGGCCGTCACCCTGGATCAGGGCGGTGGCGAGCGGGACCAGCCGGTGGCCTTCGGGACGTGCGGGGGTGTCGCCCGGCACCGGGCCGGCGGCGTCGGTCGCGTCCCACTCGTGTCCGTGCATGATCAGGCAGCACCCCGGTTCGGCTCGTGCCCGGCCGGGTGGGCCTCGCGGTCCGTGCCGGCCGGGATTCTTCTCCAGACTGCACGGACATCGGTCGCCCGGCGACCCCTTCGGTGGGGCCCGTCCGGTCGTTCCGGGTGTTCGGGCGTCATGGGCGTACCGGGCGCAGCGTACTCTCCAGAAGGCCCGCCCACTGCCGGATCACTCCGGATCGTCGGGCGCTGTCGTCGGTGAGCAGGTTGGCGAGGCCGAGTCCGCGGGCGAGGTCGAGAGTGGCCTGCACCGATTCGCGCACGCCGGGGTGGCGCTCGTCGGCGTCGAGGAACTGGACGGCGGCCCGGTGGGCCTCCCGGCCGACGTGCCCCTCCAGGGCGATGATCCGCTCGCGCAGCGGCTCCTCGGTGGCGGCGGCGGTCCACAGGTGGAGGGCGGCGCGGAACAGCGGGCCGGTGTAGAGGCGGACGATCATGTCGACGACGGCGCGGGTGCGGTCCGGGCCGGCGGCCGGCAGCTCGTCCGCGTGGGCGCGGACGGCGGCCAGCCGCTCGGCGGTGACGTGTTCGACGGCCGCGGTGAACAGGTCCTCGCGGGTCGGGAAGTGGTGCTGGGCGGCGCCCCGGGAGACTCCGGCGCGTTCGGCGACCACGGCGACGGTGGAGCCGTTCCAGCCGTGTTCGGCCAGGCAGTCCACGGCCGCCGCGAGCAGCCGGGCGCGGGTGGCGCGGCTGCGGTCCTGTTGCGGGGTGCGGGCGGCGGGGTGGCTGGTCATCGCTGCTGGCGGTTCCTGTTCCGGTGGGGGCTCGCTGGGTCGATCTTCACAGATGCGCCCCACCGCTCAGCGGGCGGCCTCCCGGGCGCGCAGTTCGCGGCGGAGGATCTTGCCGGCCGCGGACTTGGGGACGGCCTCGACGAACTCGACCGCACGGACCTTCTTGTACGGGGCGACCTGGCCGGCCACGAAGGCACTGACCTCCTCGGCGCCGAGCCCGCTGCCGGGGGTGCGGACGACGAAGGCCTTGGGGCACTCGGTGCCGTCGGCGTTCGGCACGCCGATGACGGCGGCGTCGGCGATCTCGGGATGGGCGAGCAGGACGGCCTCCAGCTCGGCGGGGGCCACCTGGTACCCCTTGTACTTGATCAGTTCCTTGACCCGGTCGACGATGTGCAGGTAGCCGCGGTCGTCGACGTAGCCGATGTCGCCGGTGTGCAGCCAGGCCTCGTCGTCGATGATGGCGGCGGTGTCGGAGGGGCGGCCGAAGTAGCCCTTCATCACCTGCGGGCCGCGGATCAGCAGCTCGCCGGGCTCGCCGGGCCCGAGGTCGGTGCCGTCGCCGTCCAGGGCGGTGACCCGCAGTTCGGTGGAGGGCAGCAGCCGGCCGACCGCGCCGGGCGAGGGGGCCGGGTCCTGCCGCGAGATCAGGTGGGAGACCGGGGACAGCTCGGTCATGCCGTAGCCCTGGAGGAGGTGCCGGAGGCCGAGGCGGCGGGCGCAGGCGCTGGCCAGTCCGTTGTCGAGCGGCGCGGCGCCGCACAGCAGGTACTCGACGGAGGACAGGTCGAAGCGTTCCACCACCGGGTGCTTGGCGAGGGCGAGCGCGATCGGCGGGGCCACGATCAGCGCCTGGACCTTCTGCTCCTCGATGGTGCGGCAGAACTGCTCCAGGTCGAAGCGGGGCAGGACGACCACCGTCGCGCCGCAGCGCAGCGGCTGGTTGAGGAGTGCGGCGAGACCGTAGATGTGGAAGAACGGCAGGACGGCGAGGACGCGTTCGCCCTCGGCGGGCCGGTAGAGGGCGTCGCACTGGGCGAGGTTGGTGGCGATCGAGCGGTGGGTGAGCATCACGCCCTTGGGCAGGCCGGTGGTGCCGCTGGAGTAGGGCAGGACGGCGACGTCCTCGCCGGGGTCGATTTCGACCTCGGGCGCGGGCCCGGTGGTGGCGAGCAGGTCGGCGAGCGAGCGGTGACCCTCGGCGCCGTCCAGGACGACGATCTCGGCGAGCGGGCGGCCCTCGGCGGCGAGCAGGTCGGCGGCCTTGCGGGCGGTGGGCAGGAGCGGGGTGACGGTGATCAGCAGGCGGGCGCCGCTGTCGCGGAGCTGGCAGGCCACTTCGCCGGGGGTGGCGAGGGAGGAGACGGTGGTGACGGTGGCGCCGGCCCGGGTGGCGCCGTAGAAGGCCATCGGGTAGCCGGTCGTGTTGGGGCTGAACAGGGCGACCACGTCGCCCTTGCGCACCCCCGCGCCGGCCAGCCCGGCGGCGACCCGGCGGACGGCCTCGGCGAGCCGCGCGTAGCTCACGCTCTCCCCGGTGACGCCGTCGACCAGGGCCGGCCGGTCGCCGTAGCGCTCGGCGGCGCCGAGTACCGCGTCATGGATCGGCAGGTCCACCGCCGGCACGTCCGGGAACTCACTGCGGAACACCAAGGTAAGCCTCCACTGAGGTAGTTGACGAGGGCTCGGGTGCCGGCGACGGGTCGACGGGGCGGCCGGCCGGGGGCGCGTTCAGGAGCATACGGACAGCGGACGGGCACCGGGCCGTTGTGGGTGACGAAGGGCGTAGCGCGCGTGGCGCGGTCGCCGCCGGGAGGGCGCCCGGCGCGACGGTGTGCACCACCGCCGCGCGCCGCCGCCTCATGTCAGCGGTCGGCCCGGGTCAGTAGGACCTGGGCAGCCCGAGGGTGTGCTGGGCAACGTAGTTGAGCACCATCTCGCGGCTGACCGGGGCGACCCGGCCGACCCGGGTGGCGGCCAGCAGCGCGCCCAGCCCGTACTCCTGGGTGAGGCCGTTGCCGCCGAGCGTCTGCACCGCCTGGTCCACGGTGCGGGCGGCGGCCTCGCCCGCCGCGTACTTGGCCATGTTGGCGGCCTCGCCGGCGGCGAGGTCCTCGCCCGCGTCGTAGAGCAGCCCGGCCTTCTGGGTCATCAGCCGGGCCAGCTCGATCTCCACCGCGCACTGGGCGAGCGGGTGGGCCAGGCCCTGGTGGGCGCCGATCGGGGTGGACCAGACGGTACGGGTCCTCGCGTACTCGACGGCCTTGCCGAGGGCCTGGCGGGCGAGGCCGAGGGAGAACGCGGCGGTGAGGATGCGCTCGGGGTTGAGGCCGGCGAAGAGCTGGAGCAGGCCCGCGTTCTCGTCGCCGACCAGGGCGTCGGCGGGCAGCCGGACGTCGTCCAGGAAGACCTGGAACTGCTTCTCGGGGGCGACGAGTTCCATCGGGATCGCCCGGTACTCGAAGCCAGGGGTGTCGCGGGGGACGACGAACAGGCAGGGCTTGAGCTTTCCGGTGGTCGCGTCCGCGGTGCGGGCGACGAACAGCACCGCGTCGGAGTGGTCGATGCCGGAGACGAACACCTTGCGGCCGGTGAGCAGCCAGTCCTCGCCGTCCCGGCGGGCGACGGTGGAGATCCGGTGCGAGTTGGAGCCGGCGTCCGGCTCGGTGATGCCGAAGGCCATCTTCCGGCTGCCGTCGGCGAGTCCGGGCAGCCAGCGCTCCTTCTGCCGCTCGGTGCCGTAGCGGGCTATGACCGTGCCGCAGATCGCCGGGGAGACGATCAGCAGGAGCAACGGGCAGCCGGCGGTGCCCAGTTCCTCCAGGACGATGGCGAGGTCGGTGATGCCGCCGCCCCCGCCGCCGTACTCGACGGGCAGGTTGACGCCGAGGTAGCCGGCCTTGCCGGCGTCGGCCCACAGTTCGTCGGCGGGCTCGCCGGCGCGGGCCTTGGCGAGGTAGTAGGCGGAGCCGTAGCGGCGGCCGAGGTCGGCGACGGCCTTTCGCAGGGCCCGGCGTTCGGGGGTTTCGAGGAGCTGGCTGCCGATGGTGGACATGCGGGGTCCTTCCTCAGGCGGTGGCGGGGTGGACCACGGCGAGCAGGGTGCCGAGTTCGACCTGCTGGCCGGGGGTGGCGCGGAGTTCGACGAGGGTGCCGTCGGCGGGGGCGGTGACGCGGTGCTCCATCTTCATCGCCTCCAGGAAGAGCAGCGGCTGGCCCGCGGTGACGGTGTCGCCGACGGCCGCCGTGGTGCGGGTGACGGTGCCGGGCATCGGGGCGAGCAGGGCGCCCGGGTCGGTCTGCGCGGCGGGATCGGGGAATCGGGGGACGGCGATGAGCGCCGTGGTGCCGCCCGGGGTGTCGACGTACACCTCGTCGCCGTAGCGGGCGATGCGGTAGGTGCGCCGGACGGTGCCCTCGCGCAGGGCGACCCGGTCCGCGGCGGCCTCGACGAGCACCGTCTCCGGGTGGTCGTCGGCGCGCAGGCCGTCCCGGGTGAGGCGGTAGCGCACCTCCAACTCGCCTCCGTCGGCCGCCCGGTAGCGCTTGACCTGCGGCTGGGACGGCAGATTGCGCCAGCCGGAGGGCAGCGGGGTGCGGCGGGCGGCGGCGTCGGCGAGGGCGGCGGCCAGGGCGGCGCGGGCGGTGTCCTTGCCGTCCGGGGCGGTGAGTTCGGCCGCGTGTTCAGCCAGGAAGCCGGTGTGCAGCCGGCCCGCCAGGAAGGCCGGGTGCCGCAGCGCGCGGACCAGCGACTCCCGGTTGGTGGCGGGCCCGTGGAGGCGGACGCGGGCCAGCGCGTCGGCCAGGCGGCGGGCTGCGGCCGGGCGGCTCGGGGCCCAGGCGATCACCTTCGCGAGCATCGCGTCGTAGTGCGGGGTGACGGCACTGCCGTCCTCGACGCCGGAGTCGAGCCGGATGCCGCGGCCGGTGAACGCCTCGTACGGGACGGTGAGTTCGATGTGGTGCAGGGTGCCGGTGGCGGGCTGC
The nucleotide sequence above comes from Streptomyces kaniharaensis. Encoded proteins:
- a CDS encoding amidohydrolase family protein, which translates into the protein MDRLLLRDGHVLTMDPLLGDLPCADILVEDGRIAAVGPSLAADDAEVVDAAGCIVLPGFVDTHRHMWQAVLRGHGADQTLGEYFRVVLGTLGPLMGPHDLYLGNLLSALSALDAGITTVQDISNVGKPTQDHSDAVIAGLVDSGIRARHSYGQGTEADLRRLRAAIGGGDSLVTLGLNAEPSDEHGTRRAWALADELDLPIALHARGYGTVDRLHRLTGLHKGTVYIHGNGLGGYDLDLIAQSGGALSVAPAIEMTMGHGLPPFREARDAGVRTSLSTDVEVAAAADMFTQMRAAFQTSRYAALHHGGSERDLPTCRQILEYATIGGARALGLEDRVGSLTPGKSADLVVLRADRPGVVPVYDAARTVVSAMDRGDVDSVLVAGTFRKRAGRLTHASLASVLEQAGAVRDRLRREHRR
- a CDS encoding SpoIIE family protein phosphatase, giving the protein MHGHEWDATDAAGPVPGDTPARPEGHRLVPLATALIQGDGLILHWSEDAEALLGYTAEEAVGSHAARLLTDDTDRAEVLDLFRRIMGGTGWSGVFPVRHRDGHRVELEFRTYPIAGPAGTLLLLATASDIRAIHEIEADLAVLDGIFGRSPIGMAVYDTRLRYVRINEALARMNGVPVAAHLGRRISAVLPGINTAEIEQTMRQVLRTGKPVVDARSHGRVPGDPKRDRAWSASYFRLEDSTGRVFGVASSIIDVTERFQAEARAARAQERLATIAEATARIGTTLDLQRTAEELIEAVVPRFADFATVDLLEPVLRGAEPTAIPADRPITLRAVAVGESYETGLAHAVDTVGETSEYAPDRSYTQCLRSGRPLLRSRVDTEVLRGLVASEDRVAPGMAAGIHSYLMVPLTARGMVLGGSEFIRMRNPEPFSAADVALAEELVARTALAIDNARLYRRERETALTLQRSLLPQEIHRTLGLEIAYRYLPSSVVSEVGGDWFDVVPLSCGRVALVVGDVMGHGIRAAATMGQLRTVARTLATLDMPPEQVLTRLDETASGIGEGQFATCICAVYDPLERTVQVASAGHLPPVWVAPDGLARKVEVPPGVPLGVGGVAFESIEFTLPEGGMVALYTDGLVERRGQDIDDGIGLLARTLAGPGRTLEQSCDAVLGALVTDGTDDDIAMIMARVLPLPADRIATLPLTGGGRLPGKARRFTRETLQRWGLAALTDFAELLVSELVTNALLHADAPRRLRLFRDRVLTVEVSDAGGQTPQLRPFAEQDEGGRGMFLVSELAQRWGSRLTRNGKVVWAELELPLGTV
- a CDS encoding TetR/AcrR family transcriptional regulator, coding for MTSHPAARTPQQDRSRATRARLLAAAVDCLAEHGWNGSTVAVVAERAGVSRGAAQHHFPTREDLFTAAVEHVTAERLAAVRAHADELPAAGPDRTRAVVDMIVRLYTGPLFRAALHLWTAAATEEPLRERIIALEGHVGREAHRAAVQFLDADERHPGVRESVQATLDLARGLGLANLLTDDSARRSGVIRQWAGLLESTLRPVRP
- a CDS encoding 4-coumarate--CoA ligase family protein, producing the protein MVFRSEFPDVPAVDLPIHDAVLGAAERYGDRPALVDGVTGESVSYARLAEAVRRVAAGLAGAGVRKGDVVALFSPNTTGYPMAFYGATRAGATVTTVSSLATPGEVACQLRDSGARLLITVTPLLPTARKAADLLAAEGRPLAEIVVLDGAEGHRSLADLLATTGPAPEVEIDPGEDVAVLPYSSGTTGLPKGVMLTHRSIATNLAQCDALYRPAEGERVLAVLPFFHIYGLAALLNQPLRCGATVVVLPRFDLEQFCRTIEEQKVQALIVAPPIALALAKHPVVERFDLSSVEYLLCGAAPLDNGLASACARRLGLRHLLQGYGMTELSPVSHLISRQDPAPSPGAVGRLLPSTELRVTALDGDGTDLGPGEPGELLIRGPQVMKGYFGRPSDTAAIIDDEAWLHTGDIGYVDDRGYLHIVDRVKELIKYKGYQVAPAELEAVLLAHPEIADAAVIGVPNADGTECPKAFVVRTPGSGLGAEEVSAFVAGQVAPYKKVRAVEFVEAVPKSAAGKILRRELRAREAAR